One window of the Chryseotalea sp. WA131a genome contains the following:
- a CDS encoding amidohydrolase: protein MPNWSEKFGYGDFIYLQHHKKGFAKMMRGNQFFREIKNNCWDADVRIEEYQQFNTHVQVVCTIPVMFSYWAKPIDCLSLSEYLNDHLAKLVKKYPKQYIGLGTLPMQDAELAVKECERIKKIGLKGIQIGSNINDENLNEERFFPVFEACEKLGLAVMVHPWNMMGEKKMQRYWLPWLVGMPAETSRAICSMIFGGVFERLPKLRVMFAHAGGSFLPTIGRIQHGFDCRPDLVAIDNPINPKNYLGKFWVDSVTHDSLMLEYVLKLQGSKRVMLGSDYPFPLGDLEIGKFIDEMNLPKKTKEDIFANAALEWLALKKSDFE, encoded by the coding sequence ATGCCCAATTGGAGCGAAAAATTTGGCTATGGGGATTTCATTTATCTGCAACACCACAAAAAAGGCTTTGCCAAGATGATGCGCGGCAATCAATTTTTTCGTGAGATCAAAAACAATTGCTGGGATGCTGACGTGCGAATAGAAGAATACCAACAATTCAACACCCATGTGCAGGTGGTGTGCACGATTCCCGTCATGTTCTCGTACTGGGCAAAGCCGATCGATTGCCTTTCTCTCTCCGAATATTTAAACGATCACCTAGCCAAGCTAGTAAAAAAATACCCGAAACAATACATTGGCCTTGGCACCTTGCCCATGCAAGACGCTGAGTTGGCGGTGAAGGAATGTGAGCGAATCAAAAAAATCGGTTTGAAAGGAATTCAGATTGGCAGCAACATAAACGATGAAAATTTAAATGAAGAACGGTTCTTTCCCGTATTTGAAGCCTGTGAGAAATTAGGCTTGGCAGTCATGGTTCATCCATGGAACATGATGGGCGAAAAGAAAATGCAGCGCTATTGGTTGCCATGGTTGGTGGGCATGCCGGCCGAAACATCGCGCGCGATTTGTTCGATGATTTTTGGGGGCGTGTTTGAGCGCTTGCCCAAACTAAGGGTGATGTTTGCGCATGCAGGCGGCTCCTTTCTTCCCACCATTGGCCGCATCCAGCATGGGTTTGATTGCCGGCCCGATTTGGTGGCCATCGATAACCCAATCAATCCCAAAAACTATTTGGGCAAATTTTGGGTAGATAGTGTTACCCACGATTCCCTCATGTTGGAGTATGTATTAAAACTGCAAGGATCAAAACGGGTGATGTTAGGTTCCGATTATCCATTTCCCCTTGGTGATTTAGAGATTGGTAAGTTTATTGATGAGATGAACCTACCAAAAAAAACAAAAGAGGATATTTTTGCCAACGCGGCCTTGGAGTGGCTGGCTTTAAAGAAAAGTGACTTTGAATAA
- the folB gene encoding dihydroneopterin aldolase, giving the protein MTGKVVLEGLEFHAYHGVYPHERSSGNKFQVDISVDTEFSEPAFRDELEGTINYEDLYSLVKSEMAKPSKLLEKVGHSIATQTLQSFPTAKMVEVKISKFNPPIGGVCKMASVVVKRER; this is encoded by the coding sequence ATGACCGGTAAAGTGGTGCTGGAAGGGTTGGAATTTCATGCCTACCATGGAGTATATCCGCACGAGCGGTCTTCCGGAAACAAATTTCAAGTAGACATTTCTGTTGATACTGAATTTTCAGAACCTGCTTTTCGCGATGAGTTGGAGGGCACCATTAATTATGAAGATTTGTATTCACTAGTAAAATCGGAAATGGCCAAGCCTTCTAAACTTTTAGAAAAAGTGGGGCATTCCATAGCCACACAAACCTTGCAATCTTTTCCAACGGCCAAAATGGTAGAGGTAAAAATCTCCAAATTCAATCCACCTATTGGTGGGGTTTGTAAGATGGCAAGTGTGGTGGTGAAGAGGGAGAGGTGA
- a CDS encoding DivIVA domain-containing protein has product MKITPLEIRQKAFERVLRGYDRDEVSAYLQSLSQEWERTLDEVKEVRIKYEATEREVTKLREVESSLYKTLKTAEDTGANVIDQANKTAELILREAQMKADSMLNEAKIKAKNTLEEAEFVSKQMLAEMEDRLKMLGQHYKTLELHRDNLLSDMKRLAGDTIDRVERAKTTARDFDPDQHLALAKRETKKALFPNAELEREIKNSMALPAQKPEMETVKVEMPPRVQRSFFDDIQ; this is encoded by the coding sequence ATGAAAATCACCCCTTTGGAAATTCGCCAAAAGGCTTTTGAACGCGTTTTGCGTGGATACGATCGAGATGAAGTAAGTGCCTATTTGCAATCTTTGTCGCAAGAGTGGGAACGTACCCTCGATGAAGTAAAAGAAGTGCGCATTAAATACGAGGCTACTGAGCGCGAAGTGACCAAGCTTCGCGAGGTGGAGAGCTCCTTGTACAAAACTTTGAAAACGGCCGAAGATACAGGCGCCAACGTAATTGACCAAGCCAATAAAACAGCCGAACTGATTTTGCGTGAAGCCCAAATGAAAGCCGACTCCATGCTGAACGAAGCAAAGATAAAAGCCAAAAATACCCTTGAGGAGGCAGAGTTTGTATCGAAGCAAATGCTTGCCGAGATGGAAGACCGATTAAAAATGTTGGGGCAGCATTACAAAACTTTGGAGTTGCACCGCGATAATCTTCTTTCGGATATGAAACGGTTGGCGGGCGATACCATTGATCGTGTAGAGCGCGCCAAAACAACGGCTCGCGATTTTGATCCAGATCAACATTTGGCATTGGCCAAACGCGAAACCAAAAAGGCATTGTTTCCCAATGCGGAATTGGAGCGTGAAATTAAAAATTCGATGGCGTTGCCAGCACAAAAACCAGAGATGGAGACGGTAAAAGTAGAAATGCCGCCCCGCGTGCAGCGCTCTTTTTTTGACGACATTCAATGA
- a CDS encoding DUF4340 domain-containing protein: MKKLNNKILIAALVGLVGIFALSRWLRSPGLESNLKKELLSLDTASINEVRIKPSNYKPLEVILKREANKWKVFNNQQQAETEVGTVKSMLGVLKDLKVQRLASRKKDKWDTYQVGESGTLVSVLQNGKQTDIHFGKSNYGQGGATTFVRLGNQEEVYAVEGFLDSHFNRTYNDWRNKTFLRLNQSDIAKVIFNYAGDSSFVLEKRDSVWYAANQKADDSKVNSFLSQLTFKTLNDFADGFTSAEKPTATLQIESKNGVLATVQGWMNGDQWILNSSLQNGVYFSTTQSLVKDLLVGKGKFFADKPSK; this comes from the coding sequence ATGAAGAAGCTTAACAACAAAATTTTAATAGCAGCATTGGTCGGCCTTGTCGGGATTTTTGCTTTATCGAGATGGTTACGCTCACCCGGTTTGGAAAGCAACTTAAAGAAGGAATTGCTTTCGCTCGATACCGCTTCCATCAATGAAGTACGCATCAAACCATCCAATTACAAACCGTTAGAGGTGATTTTGAAAAGGGAAGCGAACAAGTGGAAAGTATTCAACAACCAACAGCAAGCCGAAACAGAGGTTGGAACTGTAAAAAGCATGTTGGGTGTGCTGAAAGATTTAAAGGTGCAACGATTGGCCTCACGCAAGAAAGATAAGTGGGATACCTACCAAGTAGGCGAAAGTGGAACATTGGTTTCCGTTCTACAAAATGGCAAGCAAACCGATATTCATTTTGGCAAAAGTAATTACGGCCAAGGTGGCGCCACCACATTTGTGCGTCTGGGCAATCAGGAGGAAGTTTATGCAGTGGAAGGATTTCTCGATTCCCATTTCAACCGTACTTACAATGACTGGCGCAACAAAACATTTTTGCGCTTGAATCAATCAGACATCGCCAAAGTGATATTCAATTATGCGGGCGATTCTAGTTTTGTATTGGAGAAGCGCGATTCTGTTTGGTATGCGGCCAACCAAAAAGCCGATGACAGCAAAGTCAATTCATTTTTGAGCCAGCTCACATTCAAGACCCTGAATGATTTTGCTGACGGATTTACATCAGCAGAAAAACCAACGGCCACGTTGCAAATCGAAAGTAAGAATGGTGTATTGGCAACTGTGCAAGGATGGATGAACGGTGATCAGTGGATACTCAATTCTTCGTTACAGAATGGTGTATATTTTTCTACCACACAAAGTTTAGTGAAAGACCTTTTGGTTGGGAAGGGGAAGTTTTTTGCTGACAAGCCTTCGAAATAG
- a CDS encoding Gldg family protein, translating into MKQKVFITTGLIIAILLVINLLSNEFHLRFDFTDEQQYTLSDATLGILKNLEEPVTVKAYFSKNLPPSIAKTRQDFQEMLIEYSNRADGNIQYEFIDPNENETKENEAAQNGIQPVMINVREKDQVKQQKAFLGATVSLGDKRDVIPVVQPGTAMEYTLSTSIKKISIDVKPAIGFLLGHGEPSLNEMAQLTEQLDILYATKEVTLSDSTDIPQDIKTLAIIRPMDSIPASHFVKLDNFLDRGGRLVVCINRVMGNLQNAFGSPISTGLENWLAAKGIVVQDNFVADAKCGSVTVQQQNGFFTMQSQVPFPYIPLIGKFADHPLSKGLENVLFEFVSSIKYQGDTTKKFIPLAFTSDQSNEIKAPVYFNIQQQWTQADLPMKGIVVAAAIEGKLSSNSRSKMVVIGDGDLIVNGAGQQPRKLQPDNVNLVSNSIDWLSDDTGLISLRTKGVTSRPIDELEDSTKTILKYTNFLLPILLVIGYGVFRSQQNRMKRFKRMSENYEEA; encoded by the coding sequence ATGAAACAAAAAGTGTTTATCACCACAGGCCTAATCATTGCCATCTTGTTGGTGATCAATTTGCTCTCCAACGAATTTCACCTTCGTTTTGATTTTACTGATGAACAACAATATACCTTGAGTGACGCTACACTGGGTATTTTGAAAAATCTGGAAGAACCCGTTACCGTAAAGGCTTACTTCTCAAAGAACTTGCCTCCTTCTATAGCTAAGACACGACAAGATTTTCAGGAGATGTTGATTGAGTACAGTAACCGCGCGGATGGGAACATTCAATATGAATTCATTGACCCAAACGAAAATGAAACAAAGGAAAATGAAGCAGCACAAAATGGCATTCAGCCAGTGATGATCAATGTGCGCGAAAAAGACCAAGTGAAACAACAAAAGGCGTTTTTAGGAGCAACCGTTTCATTGGGTGATAAGCGCGATGTGATTCCTGTCGTACAACCGGGCACGGCTATGGAATACACTTTGTCAACTTCCATCAAAAAAATATCCATTGATGTAAAACCCGCTATTGGATTTTTGCTTGGCCATGGCGAGCCTTCACTCAACGAAATGGCTCAATTAACTGAGCAATTGGATATCTTGTACGCCACCAAAGAAGTGACACTTTCTGATTCAACGGATATTCCACAAGACATCAAAACACTGGCGATTATCCGTCCGATGGATAGCATTCCAGCTTCTCATTTTGTCAAACTCGACAACTTCCTCGACAGAGGTGGCCGCCTAGTGGTTTGTATCAATCGCGTGATGGGCAATTTGCAAAATGCTTTTGGCTCACCCATTAGCACAGGTTTAGAAAATTGGTTGGCCGCCAAAGGAATTGTGGTGCAAGATAATTTTGTGGCTGATGCGAAGTGCGGTTCGGTAACCGTACAGCAACAAAACGGATTTTTTACCATGCAAAGTCAAGTGCCGTTTCCGTACATCCCATTGATTGGCAAGTTTGCCGATCATCCACTTTCGAAAGGATTGGAAAATGTTTTATTTGAATTTGTGAGCTCGATCAAATATCAAGGCGATACCACCAAAAAATTTATCCCACTTGCTTTCACCTCCGATCAGTCGAATGAAATCAAAGCCCCCGTTTACTTCAACATCCAGCAACAATGGACACAAGCCGATTTGCCCATGAAAGGGATTGTTGTAGCCGCAGCAATTGAAGGAAAACTATCAAGCAACAGCCGCTCAAAAATGGTGGTGATTGGCGATGGCGATTTGATAGTAAATGGCGCAGGCCAACAACCGCGCAAACTGCAGCCCGATAATGTAAACTTGGTTTCGAACTCCATCGATTGGCTATCAGACGATACCGGTTTGATTAGTCTGCGCACCAAAGGTGTAACCTCTCGTCCTATTGACGAATTGGAAGATTCCACCAAAACAATTTTAAAGTACACCAATTTCCTGTTGCCGATTTTATTGGTAATCGGGTACGGTGTGTTCCGTTCACAACAAAACAGAATGAAGCGTTTCAAGAGAATGAGTGAAAACTATGAAGAAGCTTAA
- a CDS encoding ABC transporter permease subunit, producing MSAIWVIAKRELQSFFDSLIAYIMLILFLGFSGFFTWLFGSDVFFVEQASLESFFNIAFWSLFFFIPALTMRLLAEENKTGTIELLLTKAVTDREVVIGKFLSTLLLVGIALAFTMPYAITVANIGNLDYGQVVCGYLGLLLMSAAYISIGLYASSLTHNQIVAFLLALFIGLFFHIIFGVLANNFTGFVAQLLNTLSLSNHFESIIRGVVDTRDLIYFGSIILIGLILSELSLTKRNLS from the coding sequence ATGAGTGCTATTTGGGTAATTGCAAAACGAGAGCTGCAATCATTTTTTGATTCGTTGATTGCGTATATCATGCTCATTCTATTTTTAGGATTCAGCGGCTTCTTCACCTGGCTCTTTGGTTCTGATGTTTTTTTTGTGGAGCAAGCCAGTTTAGAGTCATTTTTCAACATTGCGTTTTGGTCACTGTTCTTCTTCATCCCGGCTCTTACCATGCGGTTGTTGGCGGAAGAAAATAAAACAGGCACCATCGAATTATTGCTTACCAAAGCAGTCACCGATCGTGAAGTAGTGATTGGTAAATTTCTATCAACCCTTCTGTTAGTTGGAATTGCTCTTGCCTTTACAATGCCTTATGCCATTACCGTTGCCAACATTGGAAATTTGGATTACGGCCAAGTGGTGTGTGGCTATTTGGGTTTGTTGTTAATGAGCGCTGCTTACATCAGCATAGGGCTATATGCAAGTAGTCTGACTCACAATCAAATTGTAGCCTTTCTATTGGCACTGTTTATTGGCCTGTTCTTTCATATCATTTTCGGAGTACTGGCCAACAATTTTACAGGCTTTGTTGCACAATTGTTGAATACACTTAGTCTATCCAATCATTTTGAAAGCATTATTCGTGGGGTGGTAGATACGCGTGATTTGATTTATTTCGGTTCCATCATTTTAATTGGATTGATTTTATCCGAATTATCATTGACAAAAAGAAATTTAAGCTAA
- a CDS encoding ATP-binding cassette domain-containing protein encodes MDVKIENLSKRYGSQKAVDQISFGVKTGEILGFLGPNGAGKSTTMKMITGYLGIGEGDVFIGEKSVKQSGDEIKKHIGYLPENNPLYLDMPVMDYLNFCAALQGVEKVKISDRAKRMIRVCGLNAEKHKKIGELSKGYRQRVGLAQAMIHDPEILILDEPTTGLDPNQIVEIRKLIRELGKEKTVILSTHILPEVEATCDRILIINKGKIVADGTAENLRKQATGQEIFKLRIEDATPEEILHELRRIKNIDLVELVDKSLNRFEVQSRSGASSRREVFHLCVQNNWVLSEMIPIETRLEDIFRNLTVN; translated from the coding sequence ATGGATGTAAAAATCGAAAACCTAAGCAAACGGTATGGCTCGCAAAAAGCCGTGGACCAAATTTCGTTTGGGGTAAAGACGGGCGAAATCTTGGGCTTTCTTGGGCCAAACGGTGCAGGTAAAAGCACCACCATGAAAATGATTACGGGCTACCTTGGCATTGGCGAAGGCGATGTTTTCATTGGCGAAAAATCAGTGAAGCAAAGTGGCGATGAAATCAAAAAGCACATCGGCTACTTGCCTGAAAACAATCCGTTGTATTTGGATATGCCCGTGATGGATTACCTCAATTTTTGTGCGGCATTGCAAGGAGTAGAGAAAGTGAAAATCAGCGACCGCGCAAAACGCATGATTCGGGTGTGTGGATTGAATGCCGAGAAACACAAAAAAATTGGTGAACTATCAAAGGGTTATCGCCAGCGGGTAGGTTTGGCACAAGCCATGATTCATGATCCCGAAATTTTAATTTTGGATGAACCTACCACTGGACTGGATCCCAACCAAATTGTAGAAATCAGGAAGCTGATCCGCGAGTTGGGCAAAGAGAAAACGGTAATCTTAAGCACCCACATTTTGCCTGAAGTGGAAGCTACCTGCGACCGCATCCTTATTATCAATAAAGGAAAAATTGTGGCCGATGGCACAGCAGAAAATTTGCGTAAGCAAGCCACCGGGCAAGAGATTTTTAAACTGCGCATCGAAGACGCCACCCCCGAAGAAATTCTACATGAATTAAGAAGGATAAAAAACATCGACTTGGTAGAATTGGTCGATAAAAGTTTGAACCGCTTTGAAGTGCAAAGCAGATCGGGGGCTTCTTCTAGGCGAGAAGTGTTTCACTTGTGCGTGCAAAATAATTGGGTACTCAGTGAAATGATCCCGATTGAAACGCGACTCGAAGATATTTTCCGTAACCTGACTGTAAATTAA
- a CDS encoding RluA family pseudouridine synthase encodes MLQVLYEDNHLLAVNKTAGTLVQGDATGDKPLSEICKEYIKQKYQKPGEVFLGVVHRLDRPVSGVVVFARTSKALERMNELFREKQTKKIYWALVEKKPPQPQGTLVHWLVKDEKKNKTTAYKNEHPQGQRSELSYRLLKSVGMFFLLEVSPVTGRPHQIRVQLASIGCPIVGDVKYGCPMANTDASICLHAHTLSFVHPVKKEPITILAELPKQESWNLVD; translated from the coding sequence ATGCTTCAAGTTCTATACGAAGACAATCATTTACTGGCCGTCAACAAAACCGCTGGCACTCTGGTGCAGGGCGATGCCACAGGTGATAAGCCATTGTCAGAAATCTGTAAGGAATACATCAAACAAAAATATCAAAAGCCGGGTGAAGTGTTTTTAGGCGTAGTGCATCGACTTGATCGGCCGGTGAGTGGCGTGGTGGTGTTTGCGCGAACTTCCAAAGCGCTGGAAAGAATGAATGAACTCTTTCGCGAAAAGCAAACAAAGAAAATATATTGGGCTTTGGTAGAAAAAAAGCCACCCCAACCACAAGGCACGTTGGTGCATTGGTTGGTAAAAGACGAAAAGAAGAATAAAACCACAGCCTATAAAAATGAGCATCCACAAGGCCAGCGTTCCGAGTTGAGTTATCGCTTGTTAAAATCGGTTGGTATGTTTTTTTTATTGGAAGTATCGCCCGTGACGGGCCGACCTCATCAAATCCGTGTTCAACTCGCTTCCATAGGTTGCCCGATTGTGGGTGACGTAAAATACGGTTGCCCAATGGCCAATACCGATGCCAGTATTTGTTTGCACGCCCACACATTGTCGTTTGTGCATCCGGTGAAAAAGGAACCCATCACTATTTTGGCCGAACTGCCTAAGCAAGAGTCTTGGAATCTTGTTGATTGA
- a CDS encoding Uma2 family endonuclease, whose amino-acid sequence MQTATIDRSKEWTVEEFMQLEESNLLCELINGEVFMSPAPSFTHQIVSGNLYDLLKAFARKNGGVALFSPVDVILDRKNVFQPDLLYVAKENLGIISERGLNAAPDLAVEIISPSNSFKDRNQKRKLYQKFGVKEYWIIDPGNLTLEIYDFSMEDTPILYLVEDGTVTSKLLPGLSFNFKDLFVR is encoded by the coding sequence ATGCAAACCGCAACAATCGATCGAAGTAAAGAATGGACTGTGGAAGAATTTATGCAATTGGAAGAATCGAATCTGCTCTGTGAGCTAATTAACGGAGAAGTTTTTATGAGCCCAGCACCCAGTTTTACTCATCAAATCGTATCTGGCAATTTGTATGACCTGCTGAAGGCATTCGCCCGCAAAAATGGTGGAGTTGCGCTTTTTTCCCCAGTGGATGTCATCTTGGATAGAAAGAATGTATTCCAGCCCGACTTACTTTATGTAGCGAAAGAAAATTTAGGTATCATTTCTGAACGCGGCTTGAATGCTGCCCCTGATTTGGCCGTTGAAATTATCTCTCCCTCAAATAGTTTTAAAGACCGCAATCAAAAGAGAAAGCTCTATCAGAAATTTGGAGTAAAAGAATATTGGATCATCGACCCCGGGAATTTGACCTTAGAGATTTATGACTTTAGCATGGAAGATACACCTATCCTTTATCTGGTTGAAGATGGAACCGTGACCTCAAAGCTATTGCCAGGCCTCTCTTTCAATTTTAAAGATTTGTTTGTTCGGTAA
- a CDS encoding peptide chain release factor 3 encodes MTLEQEIARRRTFGIISHPDAGKTTLTEKLLLFGGAIQKAGAVKSSKIKDHARSDWMEIEKQRGISVATSVMGFDYKDIKINLLDTPGHQDFAEDTYRTLTAVDSVIMVIDCVKGVEMQTEKLMDVCRMRNTPVLCFINKLDREGRDPFDLLDEVEEKLSIKVRPLSWPISMGKTFKGVYNLYEKSLQLFTPSKTTVQESLEISDINSPEIDRLVGETYAKQLRADIELIEGVYPDFEVQDYLSGRVAPVFFGSAVNNFGVKELLDAFIKIAPPPIDRETTVREVKPEEKKFSGFIFKIHANMDPKHRNRIAFIRVCSGQFERGANYYHVRQDKAIRFSNVTAFMAQDRETVDLAWPGDIVGLYDTGNLKIGDTLTDGEKMTYTGIPSFSPEIFKEVINKDAMKTKQLEKGLLQLMEEGVAQLFTYELGKKKVVGVVGALQFEVIQFRLKNEYGASADFAPQNIYKACWISSKDPKKLAEFIDSKQRHIARDKDDKLVFMAESKAWLQMVKDNFPEIEFHFTSEF; translated from the coding sequence ATGACACTGGAACAAGAAATAGCGCGCAGAAGAACATTTGGGATCATCAGTCACCCCGATGCGGGCAAGACTACGCTTACAGAAAAACTTTTATTGTTTGGTGGTGCTATTCAAAAAGCAGGCGCGGTAAAGTCATCAAAAATTAAAGACCACGCCCGCAGCGACTGGATGGAGATTGAAAAGCAACGCGGTATTTCGGTGGCCACTTCGGTCATGGGGTTCGACTACAAAGACATCAAAATCAATTTGCTCGATACACCCGGTCACCAAGATTTTGCTGAAGACACGTATCGTACTCTCACTGCAGTGGATAGCGTGATCATGGTGATTGATTGTGTGAAGGGAGTGGAGATGCAAACCGAAAAGCTGATGGATGTTTGCCGCATGCGCAATACACCAGTGCTGTGTTTCATCAACAAACTCGACCGGGAAGGGCGAGACCCTTTTGATTTGTTGGATGAAGTAGAAGAAAAATTGAGTATCAAAGTCCGACCGTTGAGCTGGCCCATCAGCATGGGCAAAACGTTTAAGGGTGTTTACAATCTTTACGAAAAAAGTTTACAGCTTTTCACCCCCAGTAAAACAACGGTGCAAGAGAGCTTGGAGATTTCAGATATCAATAGCCCCGAGATCGATCGATTGGTGGGTGAGACGTATGCAAAACAATTGCGTGCCGATATCGAGTTGATTGAAGGGGTGTACCCTGATTTTGAGGTGCAAGATTATTTAAGCGGAAGAGTAGCGCCTGTATTTTTTGGAAGTGCGGTCAATAATTTTGGTGTGAAAGAATTGCTCGATGCTTTTATCAAGATCGCTCCGCCACCAATTGATCGTGAAACAACTGTGCGCGAAGTGAAGCCGGAAGAAAAAAAATTCTCTGGGTTTATTTTTAAAATCCATGCCAACATGGATCCGAAGCATCGAAACAGGATAGCATTTATTCGGGTATGCTCAGGGCAATTTGAGCGAGGCGCCAATTATTATCACGTCCGTCAAGACAAAGCAATTCGCTTCTCAAACGTAACTGCATTTATGGCGCAAGACCGAGAGACGGTTGATTTGGCTTGGCCAGGCGATATTGTTGGTTTGTACGATACAGGCAACCTAAAAATTGGTGACACCCTTACCGATGGAGAAAAAATGACGTACACAGGCATCCCCAGTTTTTCGCCAGAGATTTTTAAAGAGGTGATCAACAAAGATGCCATGAAAACGAAGCAATTGGAAAAAGGCTTGCTTCAATTGATGGAAGAAGGCGTGGCGCAATTGTTCACCTATGAATTGGGAAAGAAAAAAGTAGTGGGTGTGGTAGGTGCCCTTCAGTTTGAAGTCATTCAGTTTAGATTAAAAAATGAGTATGGAGCTTCGGCCGATTTTGCCCCACAAAATATTTACAAAGCTTGCTGGATCAGCAGCAAGGACCCTAAAAAACTAGCGGAGTTTATTGATTCGAAGCAGCGGCACATTGCCCGCGACAAAGATGATAAGTTGGTGTTTATGGCCGAGTCAAAAGCGTGGCTGCAAATGGTGAAAGACAATTTTCCGGAGATAGAATTTCACTTTACTTCTGAGTTTTGA
- a CDS encoding tetratricopeptide repeat protein codes for MAKKEESKSLLENAEVIEEKLEGFEHWVAKNPKLIIGVLVALLAVAGSYFGFNYYKKSQNAEAQKEMFQAQRYFEADSLNLALNGDGNNLGMLQIIDNYGMSEAANLANFYTGYIYLKQGKFALAVFHLKEFKASDLLVQARAYSLIGDAYMEQKDFENAASYYDKASNYKPNKEFTPTYLMKAALAYEKLNKSQKAIEAYQTIIDKFWDSAEVQNAKKLKAKLEVNS; via the coding sequence ATGGCAAAGAAGGAAGAAAGCAAGAGTTTACTGGAAAACGCAGAGGTAATTGAAGAGAAGTTGGAGGGTTTTGAGCATTGGGTGGCCAAAAACCCCAAATTGATCATTGGCGTGTTGGTGGCCTTGTTGGCCGTAGCGGGTAGCTACTTCGGCTTTAATTACTATAAGAAAAGCCAAAACGCAGAAGCCCAAAAGGAGATGTTCCAAGCTCAGCGTTATTTTGAAGCGGATAGCTTGAACCTAGCCTTGAATGGCGATGGCAATAACTTGGGAATGCTCCAAATCATTGACAATTATGGAATGAGCGAGGCAGCCAACCTGGCCAATTTCTATACAGGTTATATCTATTTGAAACAAGGCAAATTCGCGTTAGCAGTTTTTCATTTAAAAGAATTTAAAGCAAGCGATTTGTTGGTACAAGCCCGTGCCTATAGCCTGATTGGTGATGCGTATATGGAGCAGAAAGATTTTGAAAATGCCGCTTCGTATTACGATAAGGCATCGAACTACAAACCGAACAAAGAGTTTACGCCTACTTATTTGATGAAGGCTGCCTTGGCGTACGAAAAATTGAACAAAAGCCAAAAGGCAATTGAAGCCTACCAAACCATTATTGATAAGTTTTGGGACTCGGCCGAGGTGCAAAATGCCAAGAAGTTAAAAGCGAAGCTCGAGGTTAACTCATAA
- a CDS encoding DUF4256 domain-containing protein, which produces MALKNKKELSMKLHDELFSTLKIRFEKNKNRHIGIEWASVQAKLEAKASAEKLWTLNEMERTGGEPDVIGYDKKSGEYIFYDCSPESPAGRRSFCYDQEALNARKENKPKNSAIGIATDIGIEILTEEQYHKLQKLGTFDSKTSSWLRTPDNIRKLGGAIFGDSRYGTVFIYHNGAESYYAARGVRGSLRV; this is translated from the coding sequence ATGGCACTAAAAAATAAAAAAGAGTTGTCGATGAAGCTGCACGATGAATTGTTCAGCACATTAAAAATACGATTTGAAAAAAATAAGAATCGCCATATCGGTATTGAATGGGCGAGCGTGCAAGCAAAATTAGAAGCAAAAGCCAGTGCCGAAAAACTGTGGACGCTAAACGAAATGGAAAGAACAGGTGGCGAGCCTGATGTGATTGGTTACGATAAAAAGAGCGGTGAATATATTTTTTATGATTGTTCACCAGAAAGCCCGGCTGGGCGAAGAAGTTTTTGTTACGACCAAGAAGCGTTGAATGCTCGAAAAGAAAACAAACCAAAAAATAGCGCGATAGGTATAGCTACCGATATAGGCATTGAGATTTTGACAGAAGAACAATATCATAAGTTACAAAAACTAGGAACGTTTGATTCGAAAACATCGAGTTGGTTGAGAACCCCTGATAACATAAGAAAACTTGGTGGTGCCATTTTTGGTGATTCCAGATATGGCACGGTCTTCATCTATCACAACGGAGCGGAATCGTATTATGCGGCTCGCGGTGTTCGCGGATCTTTGAGAGTTTAA